The following are encoded in a window of Ferribacterium limneticum genomic DNA:
- a CDS encoding VOC family protein — MDNPLRWFEIPTTDLDRAVAFYQTILAIELRREHCGGGNMAIFPYAEPYPSGALVAMPQLQPRDNGTLIYLDGGADLNGVLARIPAAGGQVVMAKTDLGNNIGHIALFIDSEGNRVGLYSKD, encoded by the coding sequence ATGGACAATCCGCTGCGCTGGTTCGAAATCCCCACCACCGACCTCGACCGGGCCGTCGCCTTTTACCAGACCATCCTGGCCATCGAACTGCGCCGGGAACACTGCGGCGGCGGCAACATGGCCATCTTCCCCTACGCCGAGCCCTACCCGAGCGGCGCCCTGGTTGCCATGCCGCAACTGCAGCCGCGCGACAACGGCACGCTGATCTATCTCGATGGCGGCGCCGACCTCAATGGCGTGCTGGCGCGTATTCCGGCCGCCGGCGGCCAGGTCGTCATGGCCAAGACCGATCTTGGCAATAACATCGGCCACATCGCCCTGTTCATCGACAGCGAAGGCAACCGGGTCGGCCTCTACTC